A part of Haliotis asinina isolate JCU_RB_2024 chromosome 10, JCU_Hal_asi_v2, whole genome shotgun sequence genomic DNA contains:
- the LOC137298200 gene encoding arylsulfatase B-like isoform X1, with translation MAFPWVVGLLITMATSCQSAKRPNIVFIVADDLGYNDVSFHGSNQIPTPNIDNLAYNGIILNNYYVSPICTPTRSAIMTGRHPIHTGMQHSVIAGEEPYGLPLTETIMPQYFKELGYKSHIVGKWHLGFFAKEYTPTYRGFDSHFGYWLGCEDYFDHTSEAWLSQWGLDFRRNMDLLDNYTGQYSTELFTQEAVNIINTHNKSEPLLLYLPYQAVHSGNLDAFPLQAPEMYTKRFPNIQNINRKLYAGMVSALDDGVGEVVKALNQAGLMNNTIIAFTTDNGGPSNGFDGNAASNYPLRGVKATLWEGGVRGVGFVHSPLLQKSGYVSQQMMHVTDWLPTLFSAAGGDPKRLKKQDGFDSWNMLSTNGAPVRTEMLHNIDPLGKFGGLRVGEYKLLTGNVGYGDGWNGWYPPWQLEEDTDRLHGSKYDKMSDNAWTKYAESRVIPSNDIHVTAAGNYPTSRRPSGSPVPISCGPKPQNASTNCEPIKAPCLYHIPSDPCEYHNIADQHQDIVIQLLTRLEQYTYTMIPPGNKPFDKNGNPSLHGNAWVPWVEL, from the exons ATGGCGTTTCCATGGGTTGTTGGGCTGCTGATTACCATGGCAACTTCGTGTCAGTCAGCGAAACGTCCAAACATCGTCTTCATCGTTGCAGATGATCTG GGATACAACGATGTCAGCTTCCATGGGTCTAATCAGATTCCCACACCCAACATCGACAACCTCGCCTACAACGGTATCATCCTTAACAACTACTACGTGTCTCCTATTTGTACCCCGACTAGAAGCGCCATCATGACCGGCAGACACCCCATACACACAG gGATGCAGCACAGTGTGATCGCAGGCGAGGAGCCATACGGCCTTCCTCTGACTGAGACCATCATGCCCCAGTACTTCAAGGAGCTGGGCTACAAGAGCCACATTGTGGGCAAG TGGCATCTTGGATTCTTCGCCAAAGAGTATACGCCCACCTACCGTGGGTTCGACTCCCATTTTGGCTACTGGCTGGGCTGCGAGGACTACTTCGACCATACTTCGGAGGCGTGGCTG AGTCAGTGGGGCCTGGACTTCCGGCGGAACATGGATCTACTGGACAACTACACTGGCCAGTACTCCACGGAACTGTTCACACAAGAGGCcgtcaacatcatcaacacgCACAACAAGTCAGAG CCCCTTCTGCTGTACCTCCCGTACCAAGCGGTCCACAGCGGCAACCTAGACGCCTTCCCCCTACAGGCGCCGGAGATGTACACCAAGCGCTTCCCCAACATCCAGAACATCAACCGGAAGCTGTACGCAG GTATGGTGTCTGCCCTGGACGACGGCGTCGGGGAGGTGGTGAAAGCTCTGAACCAGGCTGGACTCATGAACAACACCATCATAGCGTTCACCACTGACAACGGGGGACCCTCCAACGGGTTTGACGGTAACGCTGCCAGCAACTACCCTCTCAG aGGGGTCAAGGCTACGCTGTGGGAGGGCGGAGTTCGCGGGGTGGGGTTCGTTCACAGCCCCCTTCTCCAAAAATCCGGGTACGTATCTCAGCAGATGATGCATGTGACAGACTGGCTGCCCACGTTGTTCAGCGCGGCGGGCGGCGACCCCAAGAGGTTGAAAAAACAGGACGGTTTCGACTCCTGGAACATGCTGTCCACCAATGGCGCACCAGTCCGGACAGAGATGCTACACAACATCGACCCTCTCGGCAAATTCGGTGGCTTGAGAGTTGGGGAGTACAAGCTTCTTACTGGCAACGTCGGGTATGGCGATGGATGGAATGGTTGGTACCCGCCCTGGCAGCTGGAGGAGGATACAGACCGTCTCCATGGCAgcaaatatgacaaaatgtcaGACAACGCATGGACAAAATATGCAGAATCGCGCGTGATACCTTCCAATGATATCCATGTTACAGCGGCGGGAAATTATCCAACAAGCAGACGACCTTCTGGCAGTCCCGTTCCCATCAGCTGTGGACCCAAACCGCAGAACGCCAGCACGAACTGCGAGCCGATAAAGGCTCCTTGTCTCTACCACATCCCCTCCGACCCCTGCGAGTACCACAACATCGCCGACCAACACCAGGACATCGTCATCCAGCTCTTGACTCGACTCGAACAGTACACATACACCATGATTCCCCCTGGAAACAAACCATTTGATAAGAATGGCAACCCTTCTCTCCATGGCAACGCCTGGGTTCCGTGGGTGGAGTTGTAG
- the LOC137298200 gene encoding arylsulfatase J-like isoform X2, whose protein sequence is MQHSVIAGEEPYGLPLTETIMPQYFKELGYKSHIVGKWHLGFFAKEYTPTYRGFDSHFGYWLGCEDYFDHTSEAWLSQWGLDFRRNMDLLDNYTGQYSTELFTQEAVNIINTHNKSEPLLLYLPYQAVHSGNLDAFPLQAPEMYTKRFPNIQNINRKLYAGMVSALDDGVGEVVKALNQAGLMNNTIIAFTTDNGGPSNGFDGNAASNYPLRGVKATLWEGGVRGVGFVHSPLLQKSGYVSQQMMHVTDWLPTLFSAAGGDPKRLKKQDGFDSWNMLSTNGAPVRTEMLHNIDPLGKFGGLRVGEYKLLTGNVGYGDGWNGWYPPWQLEEDTDRLHGSKYDKMSDNAWTKYAESRVIPSNDIHVTAAGNYPTSRRPSGSPVPISCGPKPQNASTNCEPIKAPCLYHIPSDPCEYHNIADQHQDIVIQLLTRLEQYTYTMIPPGNKPFDKNGNPSLHGNAWVPWVEL, encoded by the exons ATGCAGCACAGTGTGATCGCAGGCGAGGAGCCATACGGCCTTCCTCTGACTGAGACCATCATGCCCCAGTACTTCAAGGAGCTGGGCTACAAGAGCCACATTGTGGGCAAG TGGCATCTTGGATTCTTCGCCAAAGAGTATACGCCCACCTACCGTGGGTTCGACTCCCATTTTGGCTACTGGCTGGGCTGCGAGGACTACTTCGACCATACTTCGGAGGCGTGGCTG AGTCAGTGGGGCCTGGACTTCCGGCGGAACATGGATCTACTGGACAACTACACTGGCCAGTACTCCACGGAACTGTTCACACAAGAGGCcgtcaacatcatcaacacgCACAACAAGTCAGAG CCCCTTCTGCTGTACCTCCCGTACCAAGCGGTCCACAGCGGCAACCTAGACGCCTTCCCCCTACAGGCGCCGGAGATGTACACCAAGCGCTTCCCCAACATCCAGAACATCAACCGGAAGCTGTACGCAG GTATGGTGTCTGCCCTGGACGACGGCGTCGGGGAGGTGGTGAAAGCTCTGAACCAGGCTGGACTCATGAACAACACCATCATAGCGTTCACCACTGACAACGGGGGACCCTCCAACGGGTTTGACGGTAACGCTGCCAGCAACTACCCTCTCAG aGGGGTCAAGGCTACGCTGTGGGAGGGCGGAGTTCGCGGGGTGGGGTTCGTTCACAGCCCCCTTCTCCAAAAATCCGGGTACGTATCTCAGCAGATGATGCATGTGACAGACTGGCTGCCCACGTTGTTCAGCGCGGCGGGCGGCGACCCCAAGAGGTTGAAAAAACAGGACGGTTTCGACTCCTGGAACATGCTGTCCACCAATGGCGCACCAGTCCGGACAGAGATGCTACACAACATCGACCCTCTCGGCAAATTCGGTGGCTTGAGAGTTGGGGAGTACAAGCTTCTTACTGGCAACGTCGGGTATGGCGATGGATGGAATGGTTGGTACCCGCCCTGGCAGCTGGAGGAGGATACAGACCGTCTCCATGGCAgcaaatatgacaaaatgtcaGACAACGCATGGACAAAATATGCAGAATCGCGCGTGATACCTTCCAATGATATCCATGTTACAGCGGCGGGAAATTATCCAACAAGCAGACGACCTTCTGGCAGTCCCGTTCCCATCAGCTGTGGACCCAAACCGCAGAACGCCAGCACGAACTGCGAGCCGATAAAGGCTCCTTGTCTCTACCACATCCCCTCCGACCCCTGCGAGTACCACAACATCGCCGACCAACACCAGGACATCGTCATCCAGCTCTTGACTCGACTCGAACAGTACACATACACCATGATTCCCCCTGGAAACAAACCATTTGATAAGAATGGCAACCCTTCTCTCCATGGCAACGCCTGGGTTCCGTGGGTGGAGTTGTAG
- the LOC137298367 gene encoding arylsulfatase B-like: MSDLPIFLLLVLPALSMAATRPHIILIVADDLGYNDVSFHGSNQIPTPNIDNLAYNGIILNNYYVSPICTPTRSALMTGRHPIHTGMQVGVLVGDAPYGLPLNETIMPQYFQELGYRRHIVGKWHLGFFAKEYTPTYRGFESHLGYWLGAEDYFDHTAEANMKQWGLDFRRNMEALHDQYGNYSTEIFTQEAVSIIKNHNQTEPLLLYLPYQAVHSGNPNAFTLQAPKKYVDRFPHIQNIKRRLLAGMISALDDGVGEVMKALTDTGLLNNSIIVFTTDNGGPSNGFDFNAASNFPLRGVKNTLWEGGVRGVGIVHSPLLQTSGYVSENMLHVTDWLPTLYRAAGGDPKRLKHPDGFDSWEMLSTNGKPVRSEMLHNIDPTDGFAGLRVGDYKLLTGDVGMNWDGWYPPWQLTSDNLYFHVDNYTRNGFPREYFTGHGYLPKPNSSKSRRNQFSPVTVNCGPKPANASTNCDPTKSPCLFHIPSDPCEYNNIADEKKDIVIQLLTRLEQYSYTMVPPGNKGSDDRGNPSHHGGVWDPWVNL, from the exons ATGAGTGACCTCCCCATCTTTCTCCTCCTGGTGCTACCTGCACTGTCCATGGCGGCGACACGACCACACATTATCCTCATCGTAGCAGATGATCTG GGATACAACGATGTTAGTTTCCATGGGTCTAATCAGATCCCCACCCCCAACATCGACAACCTCGCCTACAATGGCATCATCCTCAACAACTACTATGTATCTCCTATATGTACACCAACTAGAAGTGCTCTCATGACTGGTCGACACCCCATACACACAG GTATGCAGGTGGGTGTGCTTGTTGGCGATGCCCCGTACGGACTTCCTCTGAATGAGACCATCATGCCTCAGTACTTCCAGGAACTCGGATACAGACGACATATAGTTGGCAAG TGGCACCTGGGTTTCTTTGCAAAAGAGTATACCCCCACATACCGCGGCTTTGAGTCACATTTGGGCTACTGGTTGGGAGCAGAGGACTACTTCGACCACACAGCTGAGGCAAACATG AAACAATGGGGATTGGACTTCCGCCGGAACATGGAGGCCCTCCACGACCAGTATGGGAACTACTCCACAGAGATCTTTACACAGGAGGCTGTTAGCATCATCAAAAACCACAACCAAACTGAG CCCCTCCTGCTGTATCTGCCCTACCAGGCTGTCCACAGTGGCAACCCAAATGCATTCACACTTCAGGCACCCAAGAAATATGTAGACAGGTTCCctcatattcaaaacatcaagaGGAGGTTACTTGCAG GCATGATATCTGCCCTGGACGACGGTGTTGGGGAGGTGATGAAGGCCCTCACAGACACTGGTCTTCTCAACAACTCCATTATCGTGTTCACAACCGATAATGGTGGTCCATCTAACGGATTTGACTTTAACGCAGCCAGCAACTTCCCTCTCAG AGGGGTGAAAAACACTCTTTGGGAAGGTGGAGTGCGAGGGGTGGGCATTGTCCATAGCCCACTACTCCAGACGTCTGGGTACGTGTCTGAGAATATGCTCCATGTCACCGACTGGCTCCCAACACTGTACCGAGCTGCTGGGGGTGATCCAAAAAGACTGAAACACCCAGATGGCTTTGACTCATGGGAAATGCTGTCAACCAATGGGAAGCCAGTTAGGTCTGAAATGCTCCATAACATAGACCCTACTGATGGCTTTGCCGGATTGAGAGTTGGTGATTACAAACTGTTGACGGGTGATGTTGGAATGAATTGGGATGGGTGGTACCCACCATGGCAACTTACTTCAGACAACCTGTATTTTCATGTTGATAACTACACCAGGAACGGGTTCCCTCGTGAATACTTCACAGGTCATGGTTATCTGCCCAAACCAAACAGCAGTAAATCACGTCGTAACCAGTTCTCACCGGTCACAGTCAACTGTGGTCCCAAACCTGCGAATGCTAGCACAAACTGCGATCCTACAAAGTCGCCATGTTTGTTTCACATTCCATCAGATCCTTGTGAATACAACAACATCGCAGACGAGAAAAAAGACATTGTGATACAGCTACTAACTCGTCTTGAGCAGTACAGCTACACCATGGTTCCCCCAGGGAACAAGGGCTCTGACGACCGTGGCAACCCGTCACATCATGGAGGTGTGTGGGACCCATGGGTTAATTTGTGA